Within Xanthomonas theicola, the genomic segment GTGCATGGGGGGGATTTTATGTCAGTGGCGCGGGACTCGGGACTAGGGACGCGATTCAAGATCCCGGCGACATTGTCGCGCGTGCACAAATACAGCCCTCTCTCCGGTTGGGGAATCAGCTTTCCGAGTCCCCAGTCCCGAGTCCCGAACAAATCAGCCCAACAACCGCCGCACCTTCACCAACGCCTCGACGAAGCGCTCGATCTCGGCATGCGTGTTGTAGAACGCCAGCGAGGCGCGGCAGGTGGCGGCGACGCCGTAGAACTGCAGCAGCGGATGCGCGCAGTGCTGCCCGGAGCGGATCGCCACGCCTTCCAGGTCCAGCAGCGTGGCCAGGTCGTGGGCGTGCGCGCCTTCGACCAGGAACGACACCACCGCGGCCTTGCCCGGCGCGGTGCCGAAGATGCGCAGCCCGTCGATCTTGTGCAGTTCTTCGGTGAAGTGCACCAGCAGCTCGGCCTCGCGCGCTTCCACGTGCTCCAGGCCCAGTGCGGTCAGGTAGTCCACCGCCGCGCCCAGGCCGACGAAGCCGGCGATGTTCGGGGTGCCGGCCTCGAACTTGTGCGGCGGATCGTTGAACACGGTGCCGTCGAAGCTGACTTCCTTGATCATCTCGCCGCCGCCGATGAACGGCGGCATCGCCTGCAGGTGCTCGCGCCGCGCCCACAGCGCGCCGGTGCCGGTGGGCCCGCACATCTTGTGCCCGGTGACGGCGTAGAAGTCGCAGCCGATCGCGGCCACGTCCAGGGCGCGGTGCGGCGCCGCCTGCGAGCCGTCGATGACGCTGACGATGCCGCGCTTGCGCGCCTCGCGGCAGATCTCGCGTACCGGATTGACCGTGCCCAGCACGTTGGACACGTGGGCCAGCGCGAGCAGCTTCACCTCCGGCGTCATCGCCTTGCGCAGCGCGTCCAGGTCCAGCGCGCCGTCCGCGGTGATCTCGGCGACCTTGATGGTGGCGCCGGTGCGCTGCGCGATCAGTTGCCACGGCACGATGTTGGCGTGGTGCTCCATCCGCGACACCAGGATGCTGTCGCCGGCCTTCAGCCGCGGCAGCGCCCACGCGTAGGCCACCAGGTTGATCGCGAAGGTGGTGCCGCTGCACAGCACCAGTTCGTCGGCGCGCACGTTGAGGAAGCGCGCCAGCTTGCCGCGCGCGCCTTCGTAGGCGTCGGTGGCCTCGGTGCCGAGCGCATGCACCGCGCGGCTGACGTTGGCGTTGTAGCGTCGGTAGAACGCGTCCAGCGCCGCGATCACCCGCAGCGGCTTCTGCCCGGTGTTGGCGTTGTCGAAATAGATCAGCGGCTTGCCGTGCACCTGCCGCATCAGCAGTGGGAAGTCGCTGCGGACCTTGTCCCAGTCCGGGGCCTGGTCCGGCGCCGTCGTGTGCGGGGCGACGCTGCTCACGCCACGCCCGCGGCGGCCAGCGCCTGGTCCAGGCGCGCGACCAGGAACCCGGCCAGCGGCGCATCCAGCACGCGCAGCGGTTCGCGGCAGAACGCGGCGGTCAGCAACTGCTGCGCACGCTCGCGCGGCAACCCGCGCGAACGCAGGTAGAACAGCGCATTGGCGTCGAGCTGGCCGACCGTGGCGCCGTGCGCGGCCTTGACCTCGTCGGCGTCGATCACCAGCACCGGCTGGGTGTCGATCTCGGCGTCGGCCGACAGCAGCAGGTTCTTGTTCGACAGGTTGGCATCGCTGCCGTCGGCGTCCTGGCGGATGTGGATGCCGCCATGGAACACCACCCGGCTGCGCGCCGCCGCCACGCCACGCCACAGCAGTTCGCAAGCGGTGTCGCGGGCGATGTGTTCGATGCCCAGGCGGGTGTCGATCTGGCGGCGGCCGTTGCCGAGCAGCACGCCGTTGGCGACGAGCCGTGCGTTGTCGCCTTCCAGGCGCACGTTGAGTTCGTGCCGCGACAGCGCGCCGCCCAACTCCAGGTCGATGCGCCGGTACTGCGCATCACGCGCCAGCACCGCATCGGTGCGCAGCAGCGCGGTGACGCCGGACGCGTCCGCTTGCACCCGCGCATGCGCCAGCTGCGCGCCGGCGGCCAGGTGCACGTGCGCCAGGGTGTTGCTCAGGTGCGCGGCCTCGCCCAGATGCAGGTGATGCTCGATCAGCGCCAGCGCGGCGTCCTGGCGCAGTTCGATCAGGTGGCGGTGGTGCCAGGCATGGTCGCCGGCGCCGGCGGTGGACACGAACACCAGGTGCAGCGGCGCGGCGATCTGCACGCCGGCATCCACGCGCAGCACGCTGCCTTCGTCGGCCAGCGCGGCATTGAGCCGGGCGAAGACCTCGTCGCTGCGCTCGAAGCGGCGGCCGAGGAAACGCATCGCAGCGTCGCCGCTGCGCAGGATCGTGGACAGGCGCTGCAGTTCGACCCCGGCCGGCAGGCCGGCCAGGTCGGACAGCGCCTCGCTGGCGCGGCCGTTGACGAACGCCAGCCGCGGCGCGGGAATGCCGTCGACGATGGCCGCATCCACGGCCGGCGCCGCGGCCGGCGCCGGGCCGAAGCTGCGCCGCTCCAGCGCGCGCAGCGAGGTATACCTCCACGCCTCGCTGCGCGGGCCGGGCAGGCCGTCGCGCAGCGCCTGTTCCAACGGCGCGCGGCGCGCGCCGTCGCCATGGAAGGCGGCGGCCAGGGAGTCGAGCAGGGCGCTCATCGGACGGTCGCCTCCGGCGCCACGCGGTCCTTCAACCAGGTGTAGCCGTGCGCTTCCAGTTCCAGCGCCAGTTCCGGGCCGCCGCTCTGCACGATGCGGCCGTCGGCCAGCACGTGCACCACGTCCGGCTCGATGTAGTCGAGCAGGCGCTGGTAGTGGGTGATGACCAGGAACGCGCGCTGCGGCGAGCGCAGCGCGTTGACGCCTTCGGCGACGGTCTTCAGCGCGTCGATGTCCAGGCCGCTGTCGGTCTCGTCCAGGATCGCCAGCTTCGGCTCCAGCACCGCCAGCTGGAAGATCTCGTTGCGCTTCTTCTCGCCGCCGGAAAAGCCCTCGTTGACGCCGCGGTGCAGCAGTTCGTCCTTCAGGTGCAGCACGGCGAGCTTGCGCCGCACCAGCTTCAGGAACTGCATCGAATCCAGTTCCGCCTCGCCGCGCGCCTTGCGCTGCGCGTTGAGCGCGGCACGCAGGAAGTAGGTGTTGTTGACCCCGGGGATTTCCACCGGGTACTGGAAGGCCAGGAACAGGCCGGCGGCGGCGCGCTCTTCCGGTTCCAGCTCGAGCAGGTCGCGCTCTTCGAAGCGCACGCTGCCTTGGGTCACCTCGTAGCCGTCGCGGCCGGCGAGGATGTTGCCCAGCGTGGACTTGCCGGCGCCGTTGGGGCCCATGATGGCGTGCACCTCGCCTGGCTGTACCTGCAGCGACAGGCCCTTGAGGATGTCCTTGCCGGCGACGGAGACGTGGAGGTTTTCGATCTTCAACATGATTGTACTGACTTATCCGTAGTAATTTTATTTGCCGACTTCCGCGCATGGATTTCGCAAAGTGTTCGAATGGCACGTCTTTTCAAGTGGTTGCTGAGGAAAGCGCCGGCGCCGATCACAAATAGGCCGAGGAAACCGGCAAGCCAGAAAAATAGCTTTATCTTAGGATCGCTAATTGCTTGAATTCCGAGAGATGCGATTAACGCATAAGATGGAATTCCTGCAATGAACGCACCGACAAGCCATTGATTGCTTCGGGTGAGTTCTGATTTTGCAACTTCCGCTAAAACCTCGTCAGGAAGGTGGTTTCCATTCTTGGGATTAGCATTCATCAGCCCACCGAGCCTTCCAGCGACACTTCCAGCAGCTTCTTGGCTTCCACCGCGAACTCCATCGGCAGTTCGCGGAACACCTGCTTGCAGAAGCCGTCGACGATCAGCGATACCGCGTTCTCCTGGTCGATGCCGCGGGTGCGGCAGTAGAACAGCTGGTCGTCGCTGATCTTGGAGGTGGTGGCCTCGTGCTCGACCGTGGCGGTGGGGTGCTTGACTTCGATGTACGGGAAGGTGTACGCGCCGCACCGCTTGCCGATCAGCAGCGAATCGCACTGGGTGTAGTTGCGCGCGCCCTCGGCGCCGCGCTCCACCTTGACCAGGCCGCGGTAGGTGTTCTGGCCGCGGCCGGCGCTGATGCCCTTGCTGACGATCTTGCTCTTGGTGCGCTTGCCGATGTGGATCATCTTGGTGCCGGTGTCGGCCTGCTGGCGATGGTGGGTCAGCGCGACCGAGTGGAACTCGCCGACCGAGTCGTCGCCGAGCAGCACGCACGAGGGGTACTTCCAGGTGATCGCCGAGCCGGTCTCGACCTGGGTCCAGGCGATCTTGCTGCGCGCGCCGCGGCATTCGCCGCGCTTGGTCACGAAGTTGTAGATGCCGCCGACGCCATTCTCGTCGCCCGGGTACCAGTTCTGCACCGTGGAGTACTTGATCTGCGCGCCTTCCAGCACCACCAGCTCGACCACCGCCGCGTGCAACTGGTTCTCGTCGCGCATCGGCGCGGTGC encodes:
- a CDS encoding cysteine desulfurase — encoded protein: MSSVAPHTTAPDQAPDWDKVRSDFPLLMRQVHGKPLIYFDNANTGQKPLRVIAALDAFYRRYNANVSRAVHALGTEATDAYEGARGKLARFLNVRADELVLCSGTTFAINLVAYAWALPRLKAGDSILVSRMEHHANIVPWQLIAQRTGATIKVAEITADGALDLDALRKAMTPEVKLLALAHVSNVLGTVNPVREICREARKRGIVSVIDGSQAAPHRALDVAAIGCDFYAVTGHKMCGPTGTGALWARREHLQAMPPFIGGGEMIKEVSFDGTVFNDPPHKFEAGTPNIAGFVGLGAAVDYLTALGLEHVEAREAELLVHFTEELHKIDGLRIFGTAPGKAAVVSFLVEGAHAHDLATLLDLEGVAIRSGQHCAHPLLQFYGVAATCRASLAFYNTHAEIERFVEALVKVRRLLG
- the sufD gene encoding Fe-S cluster assembly protein SufD; this encodes MSALLDSLAAAFHGDGARRAPLEQALRDGLPGPRSEAWRYTSLRALERRSFGPAPAAAPAVDAAIVDGIPAPRLAFVNGRASEALSDLAGLPAGVELQRLSTILRSGDAAMRFLGRRFERSDEVFARLNAALADEGSVLRVDAGVQIAAPLHLVFVSTAGAGDHAWHHRHLIELRQDAALALIEHHLHLGEAAHLSNTLAHVHLAAGAQLAHARVQADASGVTALLRTDAVLARDAQYRRIDLELGGALSRHELNVRLEGDNARLVANGVLLGNGRRQIDTRLGIEHIARDTACELLWRGVAAARSRVVFHGGIHIRQDADGSDANLSNKNLLLSADAEIDTQPVLVIDADEVKAAHGATVGQLDANALFYLRSRGLPRERAQQLLTAAFCREPLRVLDAPLAGFLVARLDQALAAAGVA
- the sufC gene encoding Fe-S cluster assembly ATPase SufC, which gives rise to MLKIENLHVSVAGKDILKGLSLQVQPGEVHAIMGPNGAGKSTLGNILAGRDGYEVTQGSVRFEERDLLELEPEERAAAGLFLAFQYPVEIPGVNNTYFLRAALNAQRKARGEAELDSMQFLKLVRRKLAVLHLKDELLHRGVNEGFSGGEKKRNEIFQLAVLEPKLAILDETDSGLDIDALKTVAEGVNALRSPQRAFLVITHYQRLLDYIEPDVVHVLADGRIVQSGGPELALELEAHGYTWLKDRVAPEATVR
- the sufB gene encoding Fe-S cluster assembly protein SufB, coding for MATENAEILERLGRRYDAGFITDIESDAFLPGLNEDVVRALSVKKDEPEWMTEWRLAAYRHWLKMPMPHWAKLQIAPIDFQALSYYSAPKGPKYASLDEVPKELLDTYDRLGVPLHERAKLAGVAVDAVFDSVSVGTTFRKELADKGVIFCSMSEAIKEHPELVRRYLGSVVPVGDNYFAALNSAVFSDGSFVFIPRGVRCPMELSTYFRINAGHTGQFERTLIVCEDNAYVSYLEGCTAPMRDENQLHAAVVELVVLEGAQIKYSTVQNWYPGDENGVGGIYNFVTKRGECRGARSKIAWTQVETGSAITWKYPSCVLLGDDSVGEFHSVALTHHRQQADTGTKMIHIGKRTKSKIVSKGISAGRGQNTYRGLVKVERGAEGARNYTQCDSLLIGKRCGAYTFPYIEVKHPTATVEHEATTSKISDDQLFYCRTRGIDQENAVSLIVDGFCKQVFRELPMEFAVEAKKLLEVSLEGSVG